The Pseudomonas kermanshahensis genome includes a window with the following:
- a CDS encoding TetR/AcrR family transcriptional regulator, with product MAQSETVERILDAAEQLFAERGFAETSLRLITSKAGVNLAAVNYHFGSKKALIQAVFSRFLGPFCASLERELERRQARPEQKPSLEELLEMLVEQALAVQPRSNNDLSIFMRLLGLAFSQSQGHLRRYLEDMYGKVFRRYMLLVNEAAPRVPPLELFWRVHFMLGAAAFSMSGIKALRAIAETDFGINTSIEQVMRLMVPFLAAGMRADSGVTDEAMAAAQLRPRSKTSSTATAKA from the coding sequence ATGGCCCAATCGGAAACCGTTGAACGCATTCTCGATGCTGCCGAGCAGCTGTTCGCGGAAAGAGGCTTCGCTGAAACCTCGTTGCGGTTGATCACCAGCAAGGCCGGGGTGAACCTGGCGGCGGTCAACTACCACTTCGGTTCCAAAAAGGCCCTTATCCAGGCGGTCTTCTCGCGTTTCCTCGGCCCTTTCTGTGCCAGCCTCGAACGTGAACTCGAGCGTCGCCAGGCGCGCCCGGAGCAAAAGCCCAGCCTCGAGGAGCTGCTCGAAATGCTCGTCGAGCAGGCCCTGGCCGTGCAGCCGCGCAGCAACAATGACCTGTCTATCTTCATGCGCCTGCTGGGGCTGGCTTTCAGCCAGAGCCAGGGGCACCTGCGGCGTTACCTGGAAGACATGTACGGCAAGGTGTTCCGCCGCTACATGCTGCTGGTCAACGAAGCCGCGCCACGGGTTCCGCCGCTGGAGCTGTTCTGGCGCGTGCACTTCATGCTCGGCGCCGCAGCGTTCAGCATGTCCGGCATCAAGGCGTTGCGCGCCATCGCCGAAACCGATTTTGGCATCAATACCTCGATCGAACAGGTCATGCGCCTGATGGTGCCGTTCCTGGCAGCAGGCATGCGTGCCGACAGCGGGGTCACCGACGAAGCCATGGCAGCCGCCCAACTGCGCCCGCGCAGCAAGACCAGCAGCACAGCCACCGCCAAGGCCTGA
- the sulA gene encoding SOS-induced cell division inhibitor SulA, translating into MQQFIHAPEQAQLPLFEAFLAQPILPGLKASEQTRKSSHPELFSELSLRGAAEHCQSLLAPVLRELSEEEDARWLTLIAPPSSLTQAWLRDAGLNRERILLLHPRGNQSPLQLTCEALRLGRSHTVVSWLGSVNASARQLLLRSASTGNAQSLNIRLG; encoded by the coding sequence ATGCAGCAGTTCATTCACGCACCCGAGCAAGCCCAGTTGCCATTGTTCGAAGCATTCCTTGCCCAGCCCATTCTGCCGGGCCTGAAGGCCAGCGAGCAGACGCGCAAGAGCAGCCACCCCGAGCTGTTCAGCGAGCTGTCACTGCGCGGCGCTGCCGAGCATTGCCAGAGCCTGTTGGCCCCGGTCCTGCGCGAACTGAGCGAAGAGGAAGACGCCCGCTGGCTGACCCTGATCGCCCCACCCTCGAGCTTGACCCAGGCCTGGTTGCGCGATGCTGGCCTCAACCGCGAACGCATCCTGCTGCTGCACCCTCGTGGCAATCAGAGCCCGCTGCAACTAACCTGCGAAGCGCTGCGCCTTGGCCGCAGCCACACCGTGGTCAGCTGGCTTGGCAGCGTCAATGCCAGTGCGCGTCAACTGCTGCTGCGCTCAGCCAGCACCGGAAACGCACAAAGCCTGAACATCCGCCTCGGCTGA
- the lexA gene encoding transcriptional repressor LexA yields MLKLTPRQAEILAFIKRCLEDNGFPPTRAEIAQELGFKSPNAAEEHLKALARKGAIEMTPGASRGIRIPGFEAKADESGLPIIGRVAAGAPILAEQHIEQSCNINPAFFHPRADYLLRVHGMSMKDVGIFDGDLLAVHTCREARNGQIVVARIGDEVTVKRFKREGTKVWLVAENPEFAPIEVDLKEQELVIEGLSVGVIRR; encoded by the coding sequence ATGTTGAAACTGACGCCACGCCAAGCTGAAATTCTCGCGTTCATCAAACGTTGCCTTGAAGACAACGGCTTTCCACCGACACGCGCTGAAATCGCTCAGGAGCTGGGCTTCAAATCGCCCAACGCCGCCGAAGAGCACCTGAAGGCCCTTGCTCGCAAAGGCGCCATCGAGATGACCCCCGGCGCATCCCGCGGCATCCGTATCCCCGGGTTCGAGGCCAAGGCCGACGAAAGCGGCCTGCCGATCATCGGCCGGGTCGCAGCGGGCGCACCGATCCTCGCTGAGCAGCACATCGAGCAATCCTGCAACATCAACCCTGCCTTCTTCCACCCTCGCGCCGACTATCTGCTCCGCGTGCACGGCATGAGCATGAAGGATGTCGGCATCTTCGACGGTGACCTGCTGGCAGTGCACACCTGCCGCGAAGCCCGCAATGGCCAGATCGTCGTCGCCCGCATCGGTGACGAAGTGACCGTCAAGCGCTTCAAGCGCGAAGGCACCAAGGTCTGGCTGGTTGCCGAAAACCCCGAATTCGCCCCCATCGAAGTCGACCTGAAAGAACAGGAGCTGGTGATCGAGGGCTTGAGCGTCGGCGTCATACGCCGCTGA
- a CDS encoding DUF6586 family protein encodes MAQELYTRTNQKLFFAGLALESMAKAEQGQAMNAQGLVQAERESALFHLYGALLGLCHEIGGYYRLPTASSVEQLLEGDALNGIAIPEVAELLELARQRETWLAQMLSAYADLFRPPVAKKTPKTDVTQPLIQAVNLDEPEQPALSREELESWRSNLKSLVRRFRDALSEC; translated from the coding sequence ATGGCCCAGGAACTCTACACCCGCACCAACCAGAAACTGTTCTTCGCCGGCCTCGCGCTCGAGTCCATGGCCAAAGCCGAACAGGGCCAGGCCATGAACGCTCAGGGCTTGGTCCAGGCCGAACGCGAATCGGCGCTGTTCCACTTGTACGGCGCGCTTCTGGGCCTGTGCCATGAAATTGGTGGCTACTACCGCCTACCAACGGCGTCGAGTGTCGAGCAACTGCTTGAAGGCGATGCGCTGAATGGCATCGCTATCCCCGAGGTGGCCGAGCTGCTGGAATTGGCCCGTCAGCGTGAAACCTGGCTGGCGCAAATGCTGAGTGCTTATGCCGATTTGTTCCGACCACCGGTCGCGAAAAAAACGCCTAAAACCGATGTCACCCAGCCGCTGATTCAGGCCGTCAATCTCGATGAGCCCGAGCAGCCTGCGCTGTCGCGTGAAGAGCTGGAAAGCTGGCGCAGCAACCTTAAAAGCTTGGTGAGACGTTTCCGTGACGCGTTGAGTGAGTGCTGA
- the fadA gene encoding acetyl-CoA C-acyltransferase FadA — translation MSLNPRDVVIVDFGRTPMGRSKGGMHRNTRAEDMSAHLITKLLERNGKVDPKEVEDVIWGCVNQTLEQGWNIARMASLMTPIPHTSAAQTVSRLCGSSMSALHTAAQAIMTGNGDVFVVGGVEHMGHVSMMHGVDPNPHLSLHAAKASGMMGLTAEMLGKMHGISREQQDLFGLRSHQLAHKATVEGKFKDEIIPMQGYDENGFLKVFDFDETIRPETTLEGLASLKPAFNPKGGTVTAGTSSQITDGASCMIVMSGQRAMDLGIQPLAVIRAMAVAGVDPAIMGYGPVPSTQKALKRAGLSMADIDFIELNEAFAAQALPVLKDLKVLDKMDEKVNLHGGAIALGHPFGCSGARISGTLLNVMKQNGGTLGVATMCVGLGQGITTVFERV, via the coding sequence ATGAGCCTGAATCCAAGAGACGTGGTGATTGTCGACTTCGGTCGCACGCCAATGGGCCGCTCCAAGGGTGGCATGCACCGCAACACCCGCGCCGAAGACATGTCTGCGCACCTGATCACCAAACTGCTGGAACGCAACGGCAAGGTCGACCCAAAAGAAGTCGAGGACGTGATCTGGGGCTGCGTCAACCAGACCCTGGAGCAGGGCTGGAACATTGCCCGTATGGCGTCGCTGATGACACCGATCCCGCACACCTCGGCGGCGCAGACCGTCAGCCGCCTGTGCGGCTCGTCGATGAGTGCGCTGCACACCGCCGCCCAGGCGATCATGACCGGCAACGGCGATGTATTCGTGGTTGGCGGCGTCGAGCACATGGGCCACGTCAGCATGATGCATGGCGTCGACCCTAACCCGCACCTGTCCTTGCATGCTGCCAAGGCTTCCGGGATGATGGGCCTGACTGCAGAGATGCTCGGCAAAATGCACGGTATCAGCCGTGAACAGCAGGATCTCTTCGGCCTGCGTTCGCACCAGCTCGCTCACAAGGCGACGGTCGAAGGCAAGTTCAAGGACGAGATCATCCCGATGCAGGGCTATGACGAGAATGGCTTCCTGAAGGTCTTCGATTTTGACGAGACCATTCGCCCGGAAACCACCCTCGAAGGGCTGGCCTCGCTGAAGCCTGCGTTCAACCCGAAAGGTGGCACCGTCACCGCGGGTACTTCGTCACAGATCACCGACGGTGCTTCGTGCATGATCGTCATGTCTGGCCAGCGCGCCATGGACCTGGGCATCCAGCCATTGGCGGTAATTCGCGCCATGGCCGTGGCCGGTGTCGACCCGGCAATCATGGGCTACGGCCCGGTGCCATCGACCCAGAAAGCCCTCAAGCGTGCCGGCCTGAGCATGGCCGATATCGACTTCATCGAGCTCAACGAAGCCTTCGCCGCACAAGCCTTGCCTGTGTTGAAAGACTTGAAAGTGCTCGACAAGATGGATGAGAAGGTTAACCTGCACGGCGGCGCCATTGCTTTGGGCCACCCGTTCGGTTGCTCGGGTGCACGTATTTCCGGCACCCTGCTCAACGTCATGAAGCAGAATGGCGGTACTCTGGGGGTGGCGACCATGTGCGTCGGCCTCGGCCAGGGCATCACCACTGTCTTCGAACGCGTCTGA
- the topA gene encoding type I DNA topoisomerase — MGKSLVIVESPAKAKTINKYLGNQYVVKSSIGHIRDLPTSGSASASKEPAAKRGKAAGEAPALSPKEKARRQLVARMGVDPDHGWKAKYEILPGKEKVIEELRRLAKDADTIYLATDLDREGEAIAWHLREAIGGDDTRYKRVVFNEITKKAIQEAFSQPGELDIDRVNAQQARRFLDRVVGYMVSPLLWAKIARGLSAGRVQSVAVKLVVEREREIRAFIPEEYWEIHADLGTAKNAKVRFEVAREKGEAFKPLNETQAMAALEKLKASSYSVVKREDRPTSSKPSAPFITSTLQQAASNRLGFGVKKTMMMAQRLYEAGYITYMRTDSTNLSADALDMARSYIEREFGKQYLPENPLVYGSKEGAQEAHEAIRPSDVNTHPTKLSGMERDAERLYELIWRQFLACQMPPAQYLSTSVTVAAGDFELRAKGRILKFDGYTRVLPQQSKPGEDDVLPEMVQGEALKLIQIDPSQHFTKPPARFTEASLVKEMEKRGIGRPSTYAAIISTIQDRGYVTLHNRRFYSEKMGDIVTERLSESFSNLMDYGFTAGMEENLDDVAQGERDWKNVLDEFYGDFSKKLQTAESAENGMRANQPTMTNIPCKECGRPMMIRTASTGVFLGCSGYSLPPKERCKATVNLVPGDEIAADDEGESESRVLLGKHRCPICATAMDAYLLDEKHKLHICGNNPDCAGYEIEEGSYRIKGYEGPSLECDKCGSEMQLKTGRFGKFFGCTNPACKNTRKLLKSGEAAPPKMDKVEMPELKCEKVDDTYVLRDGASGLFLAASQFPKNRETRAPLVLEIVPHKHEIDPKYHFLCDAPQKDPEGRPAVIRYSRKTKEQYVQSEVDGKPTGWKAFYDGNTWKVEDKR; from the coding sequence ATGGGCAAATCGCTGGTCATTGTGGAATCCCCGGCCAAGGCCAAGACCATCAACAAGTACCTGGGCAACCAGTACGTGGTGAAGTCGAGTATCGGCCATATCCGAGACCTCCCCACCAGCGGTTCGGCCAGCGCTAGCAAAGAGCCGGCCGCCAAGCGTGGTAAGGCTGCGGGTGAGGCGCCGGCCCTTTCGCCGAAAGAAAAGGCACGCCGCCAGTTGGTGGCGCGCATGGGTGTCGACCCCGACCACGGCTGGAAGGCCAAGTACGAGATCCTGCCTGGCAAGGAAAAGGTGATCGAAGAGCTGCGCCGCCTGGCCAAGGATGCTGACACCATCTACCTCGCAACCGACTTGGACCGCGAAGGGGAGGCCATTGCATGGCACCTGCGCGAAGCCATCGGTGGTGACGACACCCGCTACAAGCGCGTGGTGTTCAACGAAATTACCAAGAAGGCCATTCAAGAGGCCTTCTCGCAACCGGGCGAGCTGGACATCGACCGCGTCAACGCCCAGCAGGCGCGGCGCTTCCTCGATCGCGTGGTGGGCTACATGGTTTCGCCACTGCTGTGGGCCAAGATCGCCCGTGGCCTGTCTGCAGGCCGTGTACAGTCGGTCGCGGTGAAGCTGGTGGTCGAGCGCGAGCGCGAGATCCGTGCCTTCATCCCCGAAGAGTACTGGGAGATCCACGCCGATTTGGGCACCGCCAAGAACGCCAAAGTGCGTTTCGAAGTGGCGCGCGAGAAAGGCGAGGCCTTCAAGCCGCTTAACGAAACACAGGCCATGGCAGCGCTGGAGAAGCTCAAGGCTTCCAGCTACAGCGTGGTCAAGCGTGAAGACCGCCCGACCAGCAGCAAGCCTTCGGCGCCGTTCATCACGTCCACCTTGCAGCAGGCCGCGAGCAACCGCCTGGGCTTTGGCGTGAAGAAAACCATGATGATGGCCCAGCGTCTGTACGAAGCGGGTTACATCACCTACATGCGTACCGACTCCACCAACCTGTCGGCCGATGCCCTGGACATGGCGCGCAGCTACATCGAGCGCGAGTTCGGCAAGCAGTACCTGCCGGAAAACCCGCTGGTGTATGGCAGCAAGGAAGGCGCCCAGGAGGCGCACGAAGCGATTCGTCCTTCTGACGTCAACACCCATCCGACCAAGCTCAGCGGCATGGAGCGCGATGCAGAGCGCCTGTACGAGCTGATCTGGCGCCAGTTCCTCGCCTGCCAGATGCCGCCGGCGCAGTACCTGTCCACCAGCGTCACGGTGGCGGCTGGCGACTTCGAGCTGCGTGCCAAGGGCCGTATCCTCAAGTTCGACGGTTACACCCGCGTGCTGCCGCAACAGAGCAAGCCTGGCGAAGACGATGTGCTGCCGGAAATGGTCCAGGGTGAAGCGCTCAAGCTGATCCAGATCGACCCGAGCCAGCACTTCACCAAGCCGCCAGCGCGCTTCACTGAAGCCAGCCTGGTCAAGGAAATGGAAAAGCGCGGCATCGGTCGCCCGTCGACCTACGCGGCGATCATCTCGACCATCCAGGACCGTGGCTATGTGACGTTGCACAACCGCCGCTTCTATTCCGAGAAGATGGGCGACATCGTCACCGAGCGCCTGTCCGAGAGCTTCTCCAATCTGATGGACTACGGCTTCACCGCCGGCATGGAAGAGAACCTCGACGACGTGGCCCAGGGCGAGCGTGACTGGAAGAACGTGCTCGACGAGTTCTACGGCGACTTCAGCAAAAAGCTGCAGACGGCCGAGTCGGCCGAAAACGGCATGCGTGCCAACCAGCCGACCATGACCAACATTCCGTGCAAGGAATGTGGCCGCCCGATGATGATTCGCACCGCCTCCACCGGCGTGTTCCTCGGTTGCTCGGGCTACAGCCTGCCGCCCAAGGAGCGTTGCAAGGCAACCGTCAACCTGGTGCCAGGTGACGAGATTGCCGCGGATGACGAGGGTGAATCGGAATCCCGCGTGCTGTTGGGCAAGCACCGTTGCCCGATCTGCGCCACGGCGATGGACGCCTACCTGCTGGACGAGAAGCACAAGCTGCACATCTGTGGTAACAACCCGGATTGTGCGGGCTACGAGATCGAAGAGGGCAGCTACCGCATCAAGGGCTACGAAGGGCCGAGCCTGGAGTGCGACAAGTGTGGCAGCGAGATGCAGCTCAAGACTGGCCGTTTCGGCAAGTTCTTCGGTTGCACCAACCCTGCCTGCAAGAACACCCGCAAGCTGCTCAAAAGCGGTGAGGCGGCGCCACCAAAGATGGACAAGGTGGAAATGCCAGAGCTGAAGTGCGAGAAGGTCGATGACACCTATGTGTTGCGCGACGGTGCTTCGGGGTTGTTCCTGGCGGCCAGCCAGTTCCCGAAAAACCGCGAGACCCGTGCGCCGCTGGTGCTGGAGATCGTCCCGCACAAGCATGAGATCGATCCGAAGTACCACTTCCTCTGCGATGCCCCGCAGAAGGACCCGGAAGGCCGCCCAGCGGTGATTCGCTACAGCCGCAAGACCAAGGAGCAGTACGTGCAGTCCGAGGTCGATGGCAAGCCGACGGGGTGGAAGGCGTTCTACGACGGCAATACGTGGAAGGTTGAAGACAAGCGCTGA
- a CDS encoding DUF1653 domain-containing protein, translated as MQIQPGVYRHYKGPEYRVFSVAQHSETEEWMVFYQCLYGEYGFWVRPLSMFQESVEVDGEQVPRFALVKAEEGLPGLLAKSHE; from the coding sequence ATGCAGATACAGCCAGGCGTATACCGGCACTACAAGGGGCCTGAGTACCGTGTCTTCAGTGTTGCGCAGCACTCCGAAACTGAAGAGTGGATGGTCTTCTACCAATGCCTGTATGGTGAATACGGGTTCTGGGTACGGCCTCTTTCGATGTTCCAGGAGTCCGTCGAGGTTGACGGCGAGCAGGTGCCACGCTTTGCTTTGGTCAAGGCCGAAGAAGGGTTGCCTGGGCTGTTGGCCAAGTCGCACGAGTGA